One Lysinibacillus fusiformis genomic window carries:
- a CDS encoding SDR family oxidoreductase, with the protein MSKDVYVITGGSGGMGKATAELVGKKGIVLLADVSEERLLQTKEELAAKGITDVYYQTVDITSKENVAALAKKASELGTLKGLVHTAGLSPTMADSKRITEVNLVGTGIVLDAFLPIATQGTAVVCISSMSGHMAPRVGPYSEILKQPLAENVIEVMEQFTQGNSGAAYSLSKLGVLLIVEDQAWTWGEKGARITSISPGTINTPMGRQEASQQKEMKTMLDRTPLRREGEASEIATAVAFLLSDAASYITGIDLRVDGGTIANLNRLQTLQNK; encoded by the coding sequence ATGTCAAAAGATGTTTATGTTATTACTGGTGGTTCTGGTGGTATGGGGAAAGCAACTGCTGAATTAGTTGGTAAAAAAGGAATCGTACTATTAGCAGATGTTTCTGAAGAGCGTTTACTTCAAACAAAAGAAGAATTGGCCGCTAAAGGGATTACGGATGTATATTATCAAACAGTTGATATTACTTCAAAAGAAAACGTTGCTGCATTAGCAAAAAAAGCTTCTGAATTAGGAACACTAAAAGGTTTAGTTCACACTGCTGGTCTATCACCAACAATGGCTGATTCTAAACGTATTACCGAAGTAAACTTAGTTGGTACTGGAATTGTATTAGATGCATTCCTTCCCATTGCAACTCAAGGTACCGCTGTTGTATGTATCTCTTCAATGAGTGGCCATATGGCACCTCGTGTAGGACCTTATTCTGAAATTTTAAAACAACCTTTAGCTGAAAACGTTATCGAAGTAATGGAGCAATTTACGCAAGGTAATTCAGGTGCAGCATACAGTTTATCAAAATTAGGCGTACTATTAATCGTTGAAGACCAAGCTTGGACATGGGGCGAAAAAGGAGCACGTATTACTTCAATCTCACCTGGTACAATCAACACACCTATGGGTCGTCAGGAAGCTTCTCAACAAAAGGAAATGAAAACAATGCTCGATCGTACCCCTTTACGTCGTGAAGGTGAAGCTTCTGAAATCGCTACCGCTGTTGCATTCCTCCTTAGCGATGCAGCTTCCTATATTACAGGTATAGACTTACGAGTAGATGGCGGTACAATCGCTAACTTAAATCGACTTCAAACATTACAAAATAAATAA
- a CDS encoding helix-turn-helix domain-containing protein, with protein MLDHALEHPGACHLKASTIAAALEISTKTVYCTIKKLESLGIIKKQKTTKVKGGHGANIYIILPNQSETCESHNNLFEEFSTACKLQAAYNVAKADRETSKEFMNEYQVMLYDFMHSLPLSNSFKDELHKVVLASNASSIQEFIIAKNIIFKIAWDIKLY; from the coding sequence TTGCTAGATCATGCTTTAGAACATCCAGGAGCTTGTCATTTAAAAGCTTCAACGATTGCTGCAGCATTGGAGATCAGCACAAAGACAGTTTACTGTACTATTAAGAAACTAGAATCACTAGGTATTATCAAGAAACAGAAAACTACTAAGGTAAAGGGAGGTCATGGTGCAAACATCTATATTATTTTGCCGAACCAATCTGAAACATGCGAAAGCCATAACAATCTTTTTGAGGAATTTTCAACTGCTTGTAAATTGCAAGCGGCTTATAACGTGGCTAAAGCTGATAGGGAAACAAGCAAAGAGTTTATGAATGAGTATCAAGTGATGCTGTATGATTTTATGCATTCGTTACCTCTTTCAAACAGCTTTAAAGATGAGCTGCATAAAGTTGTACTAGCATCCAATGCAAGCAGTATTCAGGAATTCATAATTGCCAAGAACATCATTTTTAAAATAGCTTGGGATATTAAATTGTACTGA
- a CDS encoding AAA family ATPase, translated as MYLKSCKVLKEDMNDKQYEYPFNIPSLQDLQELEFPTNVTFFVGENGSGKSTLLEAIADRCDFNTAGGGRQNLYDVHKAESALGDYIRLSWWPKVSNGFFLRAETFYQFASHIDLLEEHPNKKYAAYGGKSLHHQSHGESFLSLFMNRFKDKSIYLLDEPEAALSPTRQLSLLKIMKDLEHEAQFIIATHSPILLGYPNATIYSFDEGGIESIRYEDTIHYVVTKRFLNAPETIFAELFDEERES; from the coding sequence ATGTATTTAAAATCATGTAAGGTGCTAAAGGAAGACATGAATGATAAACAATATGAATATCCGTTTAATATACCGAGTTTGCAGGATTTACAAGAGCTAGAGTTTCCGACGAATGTGACGTTCTTTGTTGGGGAAAATGGCTCTGGAAAATCGACGTTACTGGAAGCTATAGCGGACCGTTGTGATTTTAATACAGCAGGCGGCGGACGACAAAATTTGTATGATGTACATAAGGCAGAATCTGCACTTGGGGATTACATTCGTTTATCTTGGTGGCCAAAAGTGTCAAACGGTTTTTTCTTAAGAGCAGAGACGTTTTATCAATTTGCAAGTCATATTGACTTGTTAGAAGAACATCCAAATAAAAAATATGCTGCATACGGCGGCAAGTCTTTACACCATCAGTCCCACGGCGAATCGTTTTTGTCATTGTTTATGAACCGTTTCAAAGATAAGTCGATTTATTTACTTGATGAACCGGAAGCTGCATTATCACCAACACGACAGTTAAGTCTACTTAAAATAATGAAGGATTTAGAGCATGAGGCACAGTTTATCATTGCCACACATTCACCGATTTTATTAGGCTATCCAAATGCGACAATTTATAGTTTTGACGAGGGGGGAATTGAGTCGATTCGATATGAAGACACCATTCATTATGTCGTAACGAAACGGTTTTTAAATGCCCCAGAAACAATATTTGCTGAGTTATTTGATGAGGAGAGAGAATCATGA
- a CDS encoding GNAT family N-acetyltransferase, whose translation MMMKICLLTPETITDAVPLFSAYRVFYGQQANDDEAEQFLTERFTKKESILFLAYLDEQAVGFVQLYPTFSSVAMEKAFILNDLYVAEYARKLGVAQRLIERCYAYCEQHDARYISLETAVSNLRAQKLYEKIGMRIDNEVLHYIKYWT comes from the coding sequence ATGATGATGAAAATTTGTCTCTTAACACCAGAAACAATTACAGATGCTGTACCTTTATTTAGTGCATATCGAGTGTTTTATGGACAGCAAGCAAATGACGATGAGGCCGAGCAATTTTTAACAGAGCGCTTTACTAAAAAAGAATCTATCTTATTTTTAGCCTATTTGGATGAGCAAGCTGTCGGCTTTGTACAGCTATATCCTACATTTTCATCCGTTGCAATGGAAAAAGCTTTTATTTTAAACGATTTATATGTGGCGGAATATGCAAGAAAGCTAGGTGTTGCACAGCGTTTAATTGAGCGGTGTTATGCTTATTGTGAACAACATGATGCGCGTTATATTTCTTTAGAAACAGCTGTGAGCAACTTACGGGCACAAAAATTATATGAAAAAATCGGTATGAGAATAGATAACGAAGTGCTTCATTACATCAAGTACTGGACATGA
- a CDS encoding helix-hairpin-helix domain-containing protein, with the protein MTEWPKGVAKPAIRALNAAGYTELKQLEQVDLTTLKDLHGMGPKALAALETALKERRNASE; encoded by the coding sequence ATGACGGAATGGCCGAAGGGTGTAGCAAAGCCAGCAATACGAGCTTTAAATGCGGCGGGTTATACAGAATTGAAGCAACTTGAACAAGTCGATTTAACAACTTTAAAGGATTTACATGGGATGGGGCCAAAAGCGTTAGCTGCGCTTGAAACGGCACTGAAAGAAAGGAGGAATGCTAGTGAATAA
- the pdxR gene encoding MocR-like pyridoxine biosynthesis transcription factor PdxR codes for MNDYIFPFTNEEAKYKQIYQQIKTLIEQGNLKSNDSLPSIRRLAETLQVSRNTTLTAYEQLVAEGYIRGEGRKGYFVNAFEQVFLQEESMPYQTGKKVQQAVVVDFRTGAVDQQYFPLKAWRQIANQILQLTESFVYGDPFGEPRLKEQLVHYLLQARGVKINEEDIIIGSSTQQLLIYLGFLLKQDFDSIIVENPGYIGAREAFKLHDFTMVPLAVHETGTQLQQLDHLQPRLMYVTPSHHFPYGVSMSIQQRQSLIRWAKKVDGYIIEDDYDSEFRYAQQPFPALASIEKSRVIYVGTFSKSFLPGIRVSYMVLPQSLIARYKTHFAHFEQNASSLHQLTMATFMEKGEWTRHIKRMRIIYKHKMSYLIEALKKNFGDHITIIGEHSGLYVLIKLHTHLTEQQLVQSALEYGVKVYPTSPYFLQQPSHEPIIQLGFSNLKMDEIQHGAQLLKNAWY; via the coding sequence ATGAACGATTATATCTTTCCATTTACAAATGAAGAAGCAAAATATAAACAAATTTATCAGCAAATCAAGACGTTAATCGAGCAAGGTAACTTAAAATCCAACGATTCGCTCCCCTCTATTCGCAGACTAGCAGAGACCCTACAAGTCAGTCGAAATACCACATTAACTGCCTATGAACAGCTAGTTGCTGAGGGCTATATCCGTGGTGAAGGACGGAAAGGCTATTTTGTAAATGCCTTTGAGCAGGTCTTTTTACAGGAAGAATCGATGCCCTATCAAACAGGAAAAAAAGTGCAGCAAGCGGTCGTCGTAGATTTTCGAACGGGCGCTGTCGATCAACAATATTTTCCCTTGAAAGCTTGGCGACAGATTGCCAATCAAATATTACAACTGACCGAAAGTTTTGTTTATGGAGATCCTTTTGGGGAACCTCGTTTAAAAGAGCAGCTCGTTCATTACTTACTGCAAGCACGTGGGGTAAAAATCAATGAGGAAGATATTATTATCGGTAGTAGTACACAGCAATTACTCATTTATCTTGGTTTTCTACTAAAACAAGATTTTGACAGCATTATTGTGGAGAATCCAGGTTACATCGGTGCACGTGAAGCATTTAAACTTCACGATTTCACGATGGTGCCATTAGCTGTTCACGAAACTGGGACGCAACTTCAACAATTAGATCACCTACAACCTCGTTTAATGTATGTCACACCCTCCCATCATTTTCCTTATGGTGTATCGATGTCGATTCAACAACGACAGTCCTTAATCCGTTGGGCAAAGAAAGTAGATGGCTATATTATTGAGGATGATTACGACAGTGAATTTCGTTATGCACAGCAACCGTTTCCTGCTCTCGCTTCTATTGAAAAATCGCGTGTGATCTATGTCGGGACATTTTCAAAGTCTTTTTTACCAGGCATTCGAGTAAGCTATATGGTACTACCGCAATCACTTATTGCCCGTTATAAGACGCATTTCGCTCATTTTGAACAGAATGCTTCGTCCCTTCATCAGTTAACGATGGCGACATTTATGGAAAAGGGGGAATGGACACGTCATATTAAAAGAATGCGCATCATTTATAAACATAAAATGAGCTATTTGATAGAAGCATTAAAAAAGAACTTCGGTGACCATATCACGATAATAGGAGAGCATTCCGGACTTTATGTATTGATTAAGTTACATACACATCTTACAGAACAGCAACTTGTTCAGTCTGCCCTGGAATATGGCGTAAAAGTATATCCGACAAGCCCATACTTTCTACAACAGCCAAGTCATGAACCGATCATACAATTAGGTTTTAGCAATTTAAAGATGGATGAAATTCAACATGGCGCACAGCTTTTAAAAAATGCTTGGTATTAA
- a CDS encoding TetR/AcrR family transcriptional regulator encodes MNTAKETIIEVFLKLLNEKNFEELKVKEIVQRAKISRSTFYLHFADKYELMDEVRRELNDRFLSFYRHGQSYWEKPVPLHLCEHIMKYRSFYEMEFEDSNATRKLSNKLTVYLLQAFGDQDYAIFASYGTIGYLSFWVKDGFAISPAEAAEKLLKIGLTNWSKEVELEVFLNKETN; translated from the coding sequence TTGAATACTGCTAAAGAAACAATCATCGAAGTATTTTTAAAGTTATTAAATGAGAAAAACTTTGAAGAATTGAAGGTGAAAGAAATTGTTCAAAGGGCAAAAATTTCGCGTTCGACGTTTTATTTACATTTTGCAGATAAATACGAGCTAATGGATGAAGTGAGAAGGGAATTGAATGACCGTTTTTTATCGTTTTACCGACATGGACAGTCCTATTGGGAAAAGCCAGTTCCTCTCCATTTATGTGAACATATTATGAAATATCGCTCTTTTTATGAAATGGAATTCGAAGATTCAAATGCTACTCGAAAGTTATCAAACAAACTAACCGTTTATTTGTTGCAAGCATTTGGCGACCAAGACTATGCCATATTTGCAAGCTACGGCACAATAGGTTATTTAAGTTTCTGGGTTAAAGATGGTTTTGCAATTAGCCCAGCTGAAGCAGCGGAGAAATTATTAAAAATAGGGTTAACGAATTGGTCAAAAGAAGTGGAACTTGAAGTTTTTTTAAATAAAGAAACGAATTAA
- a CDS encoding ABC1 kinase family protein, with amino-acid sequence MKNRKSWFRMWKILSFAFSMFLRVYWFRIRKKSVTECEVLWEKLGQQFRQILFELEGVLIKVGQFISIRKDLLPSSFTDQLQDLVDQVPPSSWQDIKSVLEQEWGEPIEYVLLSIETKAVASASIGEVYRGKLKDGTDVAIKVQRPSIPSIMRTDFRSLAIIFWFAQHFAPIPKGFINFKMLFKELKYVIERELDFKKELETISHFRDRFASYQQLTIPNIYPQICTSKVMVMEWIDGVRITDVDFLDRSQINREELAQRLMRIFLPQWLEAGVFHADPHAGNVLVKSDGTIVLLDFGMVGEISKKDATNFQNLIQAILLKNYAQAAVILKDLGFLLPGANLNIIENLLKDVLTLDLNQVKEMDVFAVKKEMNDMVKLLPIQVPTRFIFLGRSFVTIEGMLQTIDPNKEMLDIIKPAFSEWLKQGTSNNWKLVLQWIHALPIFKIFHTLKDLLETPQRLVVQKEALQHREFYFSIYENQKKQTFILSVLGFLGTFTGIYLNFSILWKFSIGLLIVASLLYIISSWRQRKWLKLMNRKTMY; translated from the coding sequence GTGAAAAATAGGAAAAGTTGGTTTCGAATGTGGAAGATACTGTCTTTTGCATTTTCTATGTTTCTTCGAGTCTATTGGTTTCGTATTCGAAAAAAATCTGTTACGGAATGTGAAGTATTATGGGAAAAACTTGGGCAACAATTCCGTCAAATTCTTTTTGAGCTAGAAGGAGTACTAATTAAAGTAGGGCAATTTATAAGTATCCGCAAAGATTTGCTACCTAGTAGTTTTACCGATCAACTACAGGACCTAGTGGATCAAGTACCACCATCCTCTTGGCAAGACATTAAGAGTGTCTTGGAACAAGAATGGGGAGAACCTATTGAATACGTTCTTCTTTCAATCGAAACAAAAGCAGTTGCTTCAGCATCCATCGGCGAGGTTTATCGCGGGAAATTAAAGGATGGAACAGACGTTGCTATTAAAGTTCAACGTCCATCAATCCCTTCCATTATGCGAACTGATTTTCGTTCGTTAGCTATTATTTTTTGGTTTGCGCAACACTTTGCACCTATTCCTAAAGGATTTATCAACTTTAAAATGCTATTCAAAGAATTAAAATATGTCATTGAAAGAGAACTAGATTTCAAAAAAGAATTGGAGACCATTAGTCATTTTCGTGACCGCTTCGCGTCATATCAGCAGTTAACTATCCCAAACATTTACCCTCAAATTTGCACATCTAAAGTAATGGTGATGGAATGGATAGATGGCGTTAGAATTACAGATGTCGATTTTTTAGATAGGTCTCAAATCAATCGAGAGGAATTAGCGCAGCGATTAATGCGAATTTTTCTTCCGCAATGGTTAGAAGCGGGCGTTTTTCACGCTGATCCTCATGCAGGAAATGTATTGGTAAAATCGGACGGTACAATCGTTCTTCTCGATTTTGGCATGGTAGGTGAAATATCTAAAAAAGATGCTACTAATTTTCAAAATTTAATACAAGCCATCTTATTAAAAAACTATGCTCAAGCAGCAGTCATACTCAAGGATTTAGGATTCTTACTTCCGGGAGCCAATCTCAACATCATTGAAAATCTTCTAAAAGACGTTTTAACATTGGATCTAAACCAGGTGAAAGAGATGGATGTATTTGCTGTCAAAAAAGAAATGAATGACATGGTCAAATTACTGCCTATACAAGTACCTACTCGATTTATCTTTTTGGGGCGCTCCTTCGTTACAATTGAAGGAATGCTGCAAACAATTGATCCAAACAAAGAAATGTTAGACATAATAAAGCCTGCATTTTCAGAGTGGTTAAAACAAGGAACGTCAAATAATTGGAAGTTAGTTTTACAGTGGATCCATGCCCTACCCATCTTTAAAATCTTTCATACATTGAAAGATTTACTAGAAACGCCTCAGCGATTAGTCGTTCAAAAAGAAGCGCTACAACATAGGGAATTTTATTTTTCAATCTATGAAAATCAAAAAAAGCAGACGTTTATTTTAAGCGTACTAGGATTTTTAGGGACCTTTACAGGTATTTACTTGAATTTTTCTATACTTTGGAAATTTTCAATCGGTCTGTTAATTGTTGCTTCACTTCTTTATATCATAAGTAGTTGGAGACAACGAAAATGGTTAAAACTTATGAACCGAAAAACTATGTACTGA
- a CDS encoding GNAT family N-acetyltransferase, which produces MNQRKGLVMREIRVDEMAQSIDLLNYVFQMSMSINKDRRFVNAKSKQFDEGHAIGWFDGTQLVSQILNLPFQVNVHGKLYEMGGITAVGTYPEYSGHGLMESLIMECLQQMRNEQRYVSYLFPYSIPYYRKKGWEIMSDIVEFQVKDTQLPHYPGLNGKIRRVDPKNEDVVTIYARYAKKTHGVMVRNSIAWNEKFQEDFWEEKFIDSDVKLQAAVYYDEDDDPQGYLFYRIMEENYYIDEIVYLQEEARKGLWNFVSAHSSMVYNVYGKTTGNEAVAFLLEDSEIIQKVSPYFMARIVDVKEFLLRYPFIGNEFQLRLAVSDRIVAWNNGTFIVTVKDGEVSVEKLSELLSENAIQLTVQTLATMLLGYKRPYYLEKIERLHGNAVEIALLEAVLPVGIPTFIDYF; this is translated from the coding sequence ATGAATCAACGTAAAGGCTTAGTCATGAGAGAAATTCGTGTAGATGAAATGGCACAGTCGATTGATTTACTTAATTATGTGTTTCAAATGTCAATGTCTATTAATAAGGATCGTCGTTTTGTGAATGCGAAAAGTAAACAGTTTGATGAAGGGCATGCAATTGGTTGGTTTGATGGCACCCAGCTAGTGTCACAAATATTAAATCTACCATTTCAAGTAAATGTTCATGGCAAGCTTTATGAAATGGGTGGTATTACGGCAGTTGGAACGTATCCAGAGTATTCAGGGCACGGTTTAATGGAAAGTCTCATTATGGAGTGCCTACAACAAATGCGTAATGAACAACGATACGTATCCTATTTATTTCCATATTCTATTCCGTACTATCGTAAAAAGGGCTGGGAAATTATGAGTGATATTGTGGAATTTCAAGTGAAGGATACACAGCTACCACATTATCCAGGGTTAAATGGTAAAATTCGTCGTGTCGATCCAAAAAATGAGGATGTCGTAACGATTTATGCCCGCTATGCGAAAAAAACACATGGTGTTATGGTACGTAATAGTATTGCTTGGAATGAAAAATTCCAAGAGGATTTCTGGGAGGAAAAGTTCATTGATAGTGATGTGAAACTACAGGCTGCCGTCTATTACGATGAAGACGATGATCCCCAAGGATATTTGTTTTACCGCATCATGGAAGAAAATTATTATATTGACGAAATCGTATATTTGCAGGAAGAGGCTCGTAAAGGTTTATGGAATTTTGTCTCTGCTCACAGCTCGATGGTTTACAATGTGTACGGCAAAACGACGGGGAATGAAGCAGTAGCTTTTTTACTAGAGGATAGCGAGATTATTCAAAAAGTATCACCTTACTTTATGGCACGTATAGTGGATGTAAAGGAGTTTTTACTACGATATCCATTTATAGGTAATGAATTTCAGCTTCGCTTAGCCGTAAGTGATCGCATTGTGGCTTGGAATAATGGAACGTTTATTGTAACGGTAAAGGATGGCGAAGTATCGGTTGAAAAGTTGAGTGAGCTATTGTCCGAAAATGCGATTCAACTAACGGTACAAACCCTTGCAACGATGCTGCTAGGTTATAAACGACCTTACTATTTGGAAAAAATCGAACGTTTACACGGCAATGCGGTTGAAATAGCGTTGCTCGAAGCTGTGCTACCTGTAGGGATTCCAACGTTTATCGATTATTTTTAA
- a CDS encoding YybH family protein yields MEHDLKALINKFDLAIKQEDFDTLMNYYTDDAILVVKPGMIARGKEEIKNAFIAIAKYFNNSIVPTQGEMLILEAGDTALVISQTLLHADKEELEYAMDRRATYVFKKNLHGEWLCAIDNSYGTELINH; encoded by the coding sequence ATGGAACATGACTTAAAAGCGTTAATTAATAAGTTTGATCTTGCAATAAAACAAGAAGATTTTGATACATTAATGAATTACTATACTGATGATGCAATTCTAGTTGTAAAGCCTGGAATGATTGCACGTGGTAAAGAGGAAATCAAAAACGCCTTTATCGCCATTGCTAAATACTTTAATAACAGTATTGTACCAACACAGGGGGAAATGCTTATTTTAGAAGCGGGAGATACTGCGTTAGTTATTTCTCAAACGTTACTTCATGCAGATAAAGAGGAACTTGAATACGCGATGGACAGAAGGGCTACCTATGTATTTAAGAAAAATTTGCATGGAGAATGGCTTTGTGCAATTGACAACTCATATGGTACAGAACTAATCAATCACTAG
- a CDS encoding GNAT family N-acetyltransferase — MTEKIQELTTYEELVEAFPIVHQLRTELTLERYLILIADMRKDGYTLYAFFKNEQIVAVAGISWRVNFYSERHIFVYDLVTDETYRSCGYGEKLLQAIHQLGKENGAHYISLESGIQRSDAHRFYEERLGYEKWCYSFRKSLLKDQ; from the coding sequence ATGACAGAAAAGATTCAGGAGTTAACAACTTACGAGGAATTGGTTGAAGCGTTTCCAATTGTCCATCAACTACGAACAGAATTAACGCTAGAGAGGTATCTGATATTAATTGCGGATATGAGGAAAGATGGTTATACCTTATATGCCTTCTTTAAGAACGAGCAAATTGTTGCAGTAGCAGGTATAAGTTGGCGTGTGAATTTTTATAGTGAACGTCATATTTTTGTCTATGATTTAGTAACCGATGAGACGTATCGTTCCTGCGGCTATGGTGAAAAATTATTACAAGCTATTCATCAGTTGGGGAAAGAAAATGGGGCTCATTATATTTCCTTAGAATCTGGCATCCAAAGAAGTGATGCCCATCGCTTTTATGAAGAAAGACTAGGTTATGAAAAATGGTGCTATTCTTTTCGGAAATCATTGCTAAAAGATCAGTAA
- a CDS encoding CPBP family intramembrane glutamic endopeptidase produces MMESLVNAVVQVVIFLAIPFVWWFFSARKEHSFLAWVGLKKPIIENKRNYYGIFLVTIVLLVVPINTIIYYFVDSSLLASNRFTDLGISAMIPALIYGILQTGLSEELFFRGFLTKRLINKFGFYQGNIIQSLVFGIIHGFMFFSSTHVIGVLLIVIATSVAGYLMGWINEKKSNGSIISSWMIHSIANITAAFMAMFNIFY; encoded by the coding sequence ATGATGGAAAGTTTAGTGAATGCAGTGGTTCAGGTAGTAATATTTTTAGCAATACCGTTTGTTTGGTGGTTCTTCTCGGCAAGAAAGGAACACTCATTTTTAGCATGGGTTGGTTTGAAAAAGCCAATTATTGAAAACAAACGAAATTATTACGGAATATTTCTAGTGACGATTGTCTTATTAGTTGTGCCTATCAATACGATTATCTACTATTTTGTGGATAGCTCATTATTAGCCTCAAATCGTTTTACGGATCTTGGTATTTCTGCGATGATTCCTGCGCTTATCTATGGAATTCTTCAAACTGGTTTGTCTGAAGAGCTATTTTTTAGAGGGTTTTTAACGAAAAGATTAATAAATAAATTTGGTTTCTATCAAGGGAATATCATACAAAGCTTAGTGTTTGGTATCATTCATGGGTTCATGTTTTTTTCTTCAACTCATGTAATAGGTGTGCTATTAATCGTCATTGCTACTTCAGTTGCAGGTTATTTAATGGGCTGGATCAATGAGAAAAAATCAAATGGATCTATTATCTCAAGTTGGATGATACATAGCATTGCAAATATTACTGCTGCTTTTATGGCAATGTTTAATATCTTTTACTAA
- the fumC gene encoding class II fumarate hydratase, whose translation MDYRIEKDTMGEIKVPADKIWGAQTQRSKENFQIGTEQMPIELVQAMAILKKSAAIANNKLGKLSDIKAHAIVQAADEVLNGQWDDQFPLVVWQTGSGTQSNMNVNEVIAHRANQILQDAGEADRIHPNDDVNKSQSSNDTFPTALHIAAVLKVEDYLLPRLRLLKATFDEKTANFKDIIKIGRTHLQDATPLTLGQEISGWSAMLEKSERMIKHNVEYMKELAIGGTAVGTGINAHPEFGDRVAAEISALTGKSFTSAANKFHALTSHDEAVVAHGALKALAADLMKIANDVRWLASGPRSGIGEITIPENEPGSSIMPGKVNPTQSEAMTMVVTQVVGNDATIAFAASQGNFELNVFKPVIIYNFLQSTRLLADTMKSFNDHCAVGIEPNKEVLDHNLQNSLMLVTALNPYIGYENAAKIAKKAHNEGTTLKEAAIATGLLTEEQFDEYVDPATMIYPNAK comes from the coding sequence ATGGATTATCGTATTGAAAAAGATACTATGGGTGAAATTAAGGTACCTGCAGATAAAATTTGGGGCGCACAAACACAGCGCAGTAAAGAGAACTTCCAAATCGGAACAGAACAAATGCCGATTGAATTGGTGCAAGCAATGGCTATTTTAAAGAAAAGCGCAGCCATCGCAAACAATAAGCTAGGCAAGCTGTCAGATATTAAAGCTCATGCGATTGTCCAAGCGGCTGACGAAGTTTTAAACGGTCAGTGGGATGACCAATTCCCACTTGTTGTGTGGCAAACAGGTAGTGGTACACAATCAAATATGAATGTGAACGAAGTCATTGCGCATCGTGCCAACCAAATTTTACAGGATGCTGGTGAGGCAGATCGCATTCATCCAAACGATGATGTGAACAAATCACAAAGCTCAAACGATACATTCCCAACAGCATTACATATTGCTGCTGTGTTAAAAGTAGAAGATTACTTACTTCCCCGCCTTCGTTTACTAAAAGCGACATTTGATGAGAAAACTGCAAACTTTAAAGATATTATTAAAATCGGACGTACACATTTACAAGATGCAACACCACTGACATTAGGTCAAGAGATTAGCGGATGGTCTGCGATGCTAGAAAAATCCGAACGAATGATTAAACACAACGTAGAATATATGAAAGAACTAGCTATTGGTGGAACTGCAGTTGGTACGGGCATTAATGCTCATCCTGAATTCGGTGACCGTGTAGCTGCAGAAATTAGTGCGTTAACTGGTAAAAGCTTTACATCAGCAGCAAACAAATTCCATGCGCTCACAAGTCATGATGAAGCTGTAGTGGCACATGGTGCTTTAAAAGCACTCGCTGCAGACTTAATGAAAATTGCCAATGACGTGCGCTGGTTAGCAAGCGGCCCACGTTCTGGTATTGGTGAAATAACAATTCCAGAAAATGAACCCGGTTCATCCATCATGCCTGGTAAAGTGAACCCTACTCAGAGTGAAGCCATGACAATGGTTGTGACACAAGTTGTTGGTAATGATGCAACGATTGCCTTTGCCGCTTCTCAAGGGAACTTTGAGCTTAACGTCTTTAAACCAGTAATTATTTATAATTTCTTACAATCCACTCGACTACTTGCTGATACTATGAAATCATTCAATGATCACTGTGCAGTTGGCATCGAGCCAAATAAAGAGGTTCTTGACCATAACCTTCAAAACTCATTAATGCTGGTTACTGCATTAAATCCATATATCGGTTATGAAAATGCAGCAAAAATTGCGAAAAAAGCCCATAATGAAGGCACAACATTAAAAGAAGCTGCCATTGCCACTGGATTACTAACGGAAGAACAATTCGATGAATACGTTGATCCGGCTACGATGATTTATCCTAACGCAAAGTGA